Proteins from a single region of Haloterrigena alkaliphila:
- a CDS encoding alkaline phosphatase family protein has protein sequence MTVVVLALDALDAGLIDHFDLDAYRLASGGEIETFANTQDVPYTPEVWATVATGLEPAEHGITGGGTSEWENPALDLASTVTGHLDESTRGTLGKLVRSRTGTRERIGETDRESMFDADDAVVHNWPGVHDGQPLQRAWDLMNAVAEGMSRSEFERELFGLCAQQFGWAREMLEHPVSIAGVHVHTLDAAGHAYADDEEALRRAYERVGEYVQEIVAALGEDDELLVVSDHGMRTEFYPPDAGEKPASHSWRAYASSTADTYPKSVYDVRRWVEERAAASETGASDDEGIDMPTERLRELGYLD, from the coding sequence ATGACGGTCGTCGTACTGGCGCTCGACGCGCTCGATGCCGGGTTGATCGACCACTTCGATCTCGACGCCTACCGCCTCGCGTCCGGCGGCGAGATCGAGACGTTCGCGAACACCCAGGACGTCCCCTATACCCCGGAGGTCTGGGCGACCGTCGCGACCGGACTCGAGCCGGCCGAGCACGGGATCACCGGCGGCGGCACGAGCGAGTGGGAGAATCCCGCGCTCGACCTCGCGTCGACGGTCACGGGCCACCTCGACGAGTCGACGCGGGGGACGCTCGGGAAGCTCGTGCGGTCGCGAACCGGCACGCGCGAGCGCATCGGCGAGACGGACCGCGAGTCGATGTTCGACGCCGACGACGCGGTCGTCCACAACTGGCCGGGCGTCCACGACGGCCAGCCGCTCCAGCGAGCGTGGGACCTGATGAACGCAGTCGCCGAGGGAATGTCCCGCAGCGAGTTCGAGCGCGAACTGTTCGGCCTCTGCGCCCAGCAGTTCGGCTGGGCCCGCGAGATGCTCGAGCACCCGGTCTCGATCGCCGGCGTCCACGTCCACACGCTGGACGCGGCGGGCCACGCCTACGCGGATGACGAGGAGGCGTTGCGTCGCGCCTACGAACGCGTCGGCGAGTACGTCCAGGAAATCGTCGCCGCCCTCGGCGAGGACGACGAACTCCTCGTCGTCAGTGACCACGGCATGCGAACCGAGTTCTACCCGCCCGACGCCGGCGAGAAGCCGGCGAGTCACTCCTGGCGCGCGTACGCGAGTTCCACGGCGGACACGTATCCGAAATCGGTCTACGACGTGCGCCGGTGGGTGGAGGAGCGCGCGGCGGCGTCCGAAACGGGCGCATCCGACGACGAGGGGATCGACATGCCGACCGAACGCCTGCGCGAACTCGGCTACCTCGACTGA
- a CDS encoding glycosyltransferase, translating into MTDANVAILHDRFPGIGGGEEFAIEAARVLEAPIYTAYVADGTEIPDDVEVIPFQQAKYTSLPWRPFLEWKNEGMNPLETLNVALDMTDAHPALTEYDVILESAPLSKYYVPDVGQRIVHYPHSPPRWLYDLYRDRLSGFTAPFVETGLKAYAKGWRALDKEANDYVDRFVANSELVRDRIRRFYDRDATVVYPPVTGDWRDDGDDGYFVTWSRLAPEKRIDTIAKAFAGLDERLVIAGDGEQREQLEAFAKNYDNIEVRGYVEDIESLVARATAVVYAPKQEDFGLVGAEAMMAGKPLLGVNEGFTAYQVQGGRTGLLFEPTVESIRETVRRFDPADFDANEIRAEARRYEYDRFAAGLREVIEDVAAPETAAPEPVPVTERKPEAEPASQSTTESDRADEDRRAEQRREDERAEGVADR; encoded by the coding sequence GTGACCGACGCCAACGTCGCGATCCTCCACGATCGGTTCCCCGGCATCGGCGGCGGCGAGGAGTTCGCCATCGAGGCCGCCCGCGTCCTCGAGGCGCCGATCTACACGGCCTACGTCGCCGACGGGACCGAGATCCCCGACGACGTCGAGGTGATCCCGTTCCAGCAGGCCAAGTACACCTCGCTGCCGTGGCGTCCGTTCCTCGAGTGGAAGAACGAGGGGATGAACCCCCTCGAGACGCTCAACGTGGCGCTGGACATGACCGACGCCCACCCCGCGTTGACGGAGTACGACGTGATACTCGAGAGCGCGCCGCTGTCGAAGTACTACGTCCCGGACGTCGGCCAGCGGATCGTCCACTACCCCCACAGCCCGCCGCGGTGGCTGTACGACCTCTACCGGGACCGCCTCTCGGGCTTCACGGCCCCGTTCGTCGAGACCGGGCTCAAGGCCTACGCGAAGGGGTGGCGGGCGCTGGACAAGGAGGCCAACGACTACGTCGACCGGTTCGTCGCGAACAGCGAACTGGTCCGGGACCGTATCCGACGCTTCTACGACCGCGACGCGACGGTCGTCTACCCGCCGGTCACGGGCGACTGGCGCGACGACGGCGACGACGGCTACTTCGTCACCTGGTCCCGGCTCGCTCCCGAGAAGCGGATCGACACCATCGCGAAGGCCTTCGCGGGGCTCGACGAGCGGCTCGTGATCGCCGGCGACGGAGAACAGCGCGAGCAACTCGAGGCCTTCGCGAAAAACTACGACAACATCGAGGTGCGGGGCTACGTCGAGGACATCGAGTCGCTGGTCGCGCGGGCCACCGCGGTCGTCTACGCCCCCAAGCAGGAGGACTTCGGCCTCGTCGGCGCCGAGGCCATGATGGCCGGGAAACCCCTGCTCGGCGTGAACGAGGGCTTCACGGCCTATCAGGTACAGGGCGGTCGAACGGGGCTGCTCTTCGAACCGACCGTCGAGTCGATCCGCGAGACGGTTCGGCGGTTCGATCCCGCCGACTTCGACGCGAACGAGATCCGCGCGGAGGCCAGACGGTACGAGTACGACCGCTTCGCGGCGGGCCTGCGCGAGGTTATCGAGGATGTGGCGGCACCCGAGACCGCCGCGCCGGAACCCGTGCCAGTGACGGAGCGGAAACCGGAAGCAGAGCCGGCGTCGCAGTCGACAACGGAATCGGACCGCGCAGACGAGGATCGACGCGCCGAGCAGCGGCGCGAGGACGAGCGCGCTGAGGGGGTGGCCGATCGGTGA
- a CDS encoding sulfatase-like hydrolase/transferase — protein MTETQRPNIVVLCLDTVRKDVYDRYATRLRERAAVRFEGMRALGGWSVPSHAGMLTGSVPSETGVHAHQRRFDPIDREDTWIAPLERQGYESVCVTSNIYASPVFGFDRFFDRTIPISPSRRLPEGMDVQEHISDRSTDGVEAYADFVREALAHDYPLRSLANGVLLKLDDVSRKLPIEKPTDFGGRAIARTLEREVTESDGPVVAFANLMDAHGPHTAFRGLDDSIHGVSSDFHSSSFRDSDVNVADGLGEYESDVERVRRLYAATVDYLDRVVDDLLSALAAGDDRESILLVTADHGENLGYESEGYLMNHMSSLSEGLLHVPFDVVPTSDRALELAVDDIDAATGADERSATADGATGPVDVTGLSSHADLGDLVRSIASDDPFDPFALERERARAEIVGSGSGIPEGGDESYWDRGQRVVYEGERKYYRDQLGAEAVYDVSGPPSKGVELPDETVPDGLFESAFGDWVADDERDGRGHAEEVDAASRARLEDLGYL, from the coding sequence ATGACCGAAACCCAACGACCGAATATCGTCGTCCTCTGTCTCGACACCGTCAGGAAGGACGTCTACGACCGGTACGCGACCCGACTCCGGGAGCGGGCCGCCGTCCGCTTCGAGGGGATGCGGGCGCTCGGCGGCTGGAGCGTCCCGAGCCACGCCGGGATGCTGACCGGCTCGGTTCCCTCCGAGACGGGCGTTCACGCCCACCAGCGGCGGTTCGATCCGATCGACCGCGAGGACACGTGGATCGCGCCCCTCGAGCGGCAGGGGTACGAGTCGGTCTGCGTCACGTCGAACATCTACGCCAGCCCCGTCTTCGGGTTCGACCGGTTCTTCGATCGGACGATCCCCATCTCGCCGAGCCGTAGGCTGCCCGAGGGGATGGACGTCCAGGAACACATCTCCGATCGGTCGACCGACGGCGTCGAGGCCTACGCCGATTTCGTCCGCGAGGCCCTCGCCCACGACTACCCGCTGCGGTCGCTGGCCAACGGCGTCCTCCTCAAACTCGACGACGTGAGCCGGAAGCTCCCGATCGAGAAGCCGACCGACTTCGGCGGTCGGGCGATCGCGCGGACGCTCGAGCGGGAAGTCACCGAATCCGACGGGCCGGTGGTCGCCTTCGCAAACCTCATGGACGCCCACGGGCCCCACACCGCGTTTCGCGGGCTGGACGACTCGATCCACGGCGTCTCGAGCGACTTTCACTCGAGTTCGTTCCGCGATTCGGACGTCAACGTCGCTGACGGCCTCGGCGAATATGAGTCGGACGTCGAGCGCGTCCGTCGACTGTACGCCGCGACGGTCGACTACCTCGATCGGGTCGTCGACGACCTCCTGTCCGCGCTGGCGGCCGGCGACGACCGCGAGTCGATCCTGCTCGTGACGGCCGACCACGGCGAGAACCTCGGTTACGAGTCCGAGGGCTACCTCATGAACCACATGAGCAGCCTCTCGGAGGGGCTGTTGCACGTCCCCTTCGACGTCGTCCCCACGAGCGACCGCGCCCTCGAGCTCGCGGTCGACGATATCGACGCCGCCACCGGCGCCGACGAACGGAGCGCGACCGCCGACGGTGCTACCGGCCCCGTCGACGTGACCGGACTCAGCTCGCACGCCGACCTCGGCGACCTGGTCCGGTCGATCGCGAGCGACGACCCGTTCGATCCGTTCGCCCTCGAGCGCGAGCGCGCCCGCGCAGAGATCGTCGGCTCCGGCTCCGGCATCCCCGAAGGCGGGGACGAATCGTACTGGGACCGCGGCCAGCGGGTCGTCTACGAGGGCGAGCGGAAGTACTACCGCGACCAGCTCGGCGCCGAGGCGGTGTACGACGTCTCCGGACCGCCGTCGAAAGGGGTCGAACTGCCCGACGAGACGGTACCCGACGGGCTTTTCGAATCCGCCTTCGGCGACTGGGTCGCCGACGACGAGCGCGACGGACGTGGCCACGCCGAGGAAGTCGACGCGGCGAGTCGCGCGCGACTGGAGGATCTGGGATACCTGTGA
- a CDS encoding glycosyltransferase has translation MTASTTARGEGGDSRGSRGRTDPDHARPRESESGNRCLLYQNSDAHPAHRVFADAVGADRRHFETGRPPGSGGNTERIADRLRTAGTLPAYDTVIAEGSAPLQTGLAYKLRHPGTTLVYLAADETFYTLSERPTRFFWRGLKPLSSRLLDGVIAVGRDVYRWGRPYLGDVPVAYVRPPIDDGKYERLASLSPNSPQDPFTILSAGEAKPANGYDRLTRAVERFADAVESDVRLVILGEGHEREGYADRSRVLTPGFVDLDTFADWFERASVYVQSSRGDAFPVAALEGILSGTPTVVTEATGVRELLPARQVVPPTERGLLEGLRDTFERSPAEREATANDQRDLVADLTESNQGKRFGAALEALA, from the coding sequence GTGACGGCGAGCACGACCGCTCGCGGCGAGGGCGGCGACTCGAGGGGGTCCCGGGGCCGGACGGACCCCGATCACGCACGTCCCCGGGAATCGGAATCCGGTAATCGGTGTCTGCTCTACCAGAACAGCGACGCCCACCCCGCCCACCGGGTGTTCGCCGACGCCGTCGGCGCCGATCGGCGCCACTTCGAGACCGGGCGACCGCCCGGATCCGGGGGGAACACCGAACGAATCGCCGATCGGCTCCGAACCGCCGGGACCCTCCCCGCCTACGACACCGTCATCGCGGAGGGGAGCGCGCCGCTCCAGACCGGGCTCGCGTACAAACTGCGCCACCCGGGGACGACCCTCGTCTACCTCGCCGCCGACGAGACGTTCTACACCCTGTCCGAGCGGCCGACGCGATTCTTCTGGCGCGGACTGAAGCCGCTCTCGAGTCGACTGCTCGACGGCGTGATTGCGGTCGGTCGGGACGTTTACCGCTGGGGGCGACCGTACCTCGGCGACGTTCCGGTCGCGTACGTCCGGCCGCCGATCGACGACGGGAAGTACGAACGGCTCGCGTCGCTCTCGCCGAACTCGCCGCAAGATCCGTTCACGATCCTCTCAGCTGGCGAGGCCAAACCGGCCAACGGCTACGATCGACTGACTCGAGCGGTCGAGCGATTCGCCGACGCGGTCGAAAGCGACGTTCGACTGGTGATACTCGGCGAGGGTCACGAGAGGGAAGGGTACGCGGATCGATCCCGCGTCCTCACGCCCGGGTTCGTCGATCTGGATACCTTCGCCGACTGGTTCGAGCGCGCGAGCGTCTACGTCCAGTCGTCGCGCGGCGACGCCTTCCCTGTCGCTGCGCTCGAGGGGATCCTCTCGGGGACGCCGACGGTGGTCACCGAGGCGACCGGCGTTCGGGAACTCCTCCCCGCTCGGCAGGTCGTCCCGCCGACCGAACGGGGGCTGCTCGAGGGGCTGCGGGACACCTTCGAGCGGTCGCCGGCGGAACGGGAGGCCACCGCGAACGACCAGCGAGACCTCGTCGCCGATCTGACCGAATCGAATCAGGGCAAACGCTTCGGCGCCGCGCTGGAGGCACTCGCATGA
- a CDS encoding DUF120 domain-containing protein: MSVSAASAVGHDELAVLKLLALEGGLEGDVKISCSHLADRLNASNQTASRRLQRLESADLLERDTVSDGQWVAITDEGERALHAEYEDYRRIFETDSQIELEGTVTSGMGEGRHYISLPGYQRQFEDRLGYEPFPGTLNVDLREDSVRRRSAMASLEPVPIDGWEDEERTYGPAVCHPATVETADGERYEGAYTIAPERTHHDDDQLEVIAPDKLREELDLEDDDHVTVYVGDRE, from the coding sequence ATGTCAGTCTCAGCTGCGTCCGCCGTCGGGCACGACGAACTCGCCGTGCTCAAACTGCTCGCGCTCGAGGGAGGCCTCGAGGGCGACGTCAAGATCTCCTGTTCTCACCTCGCGGATCGACTGAACGCCTCGAATCAGACCGCCTCGCGACGGCTCCAGCGCCTCGAGAGCGCCGACCTTCTCGAGCGCGACACCGTCAGCGACGGCCAGTGGGTGGCGATCACGGACGAGGGCGAGCGCGCGCTCCACGCCGAGTACGAGGACTACCGTCGCATCTTCGAGACGGACTCCCAGATCGAACTCGAGGGGACCGTCACCAGCGGCATGGGCGAGGGTCGCCACTACATCTCCCTGCCCGGCTACCAGCGCCAGTTCGAGGACCGGCTGGGGTACGAGCCGTTCCCGGGAACCCTGAACGTCGATCTGCGGGAGGACAGCGTCCGCCGGCGCAGCGCCATGGCCTCGCTCGAGCCCGTCCCGATCGACGGCTGGGAGGACGAGGAGCGCACCTACGGGCCAGCGGTGTGTCACCCCGCGACGGTCGAGACGGCCGACGGCGAGCGCTACGAGGGAGCCTACACCATCGCGCCCGAACGGACCCACCACGACGACGACCAGCTCGAGGTCATCGCGCCGGACAAGCTGCGGGAGGAACTCGACCTCGAGGACGACGACCACGTCACGGTCTACGTGGGTGATCGCGAATGA
- a CDS encoding glycosyltransferase, with protein sequence MKRLLEALFGLIALTGIPYLIYLGVYYLRRPSGTPADAWPREPSVSIVLPTYNESGIVESKLEELVELDYPMEKVEIVVVDSSDDGTADLVETFFAGRSEPKLTLIREDERRGLATALNEAYAAAANEVVVKTDCDSRIASDAVRRAVANLADPAVAAVTGRNAEVLGGSDVEQNYRDIQTMIQILESHIDSTLIFHGPFSAFERDQIVPIDEDSIADDTELALKIRRNGGRVVFDPEIHYKEAAHSDFGKRREQKDRRAMGLLRLLWRQRDALGSHGAYGRVVLPFNWWFMVVSPWLVGAGVALATVGSLALLGPAGLVTPAGVLAFTALGSRDALGPLQPLYSLFDAQISLLRASVSLIRARADGDEDTHDGTWAPDDELREVLQ encoded by the coding sequence ATGAAGCGGCTCCTCGAGGCCCTGTTCGGGCTGATCGCACTGACTGGCATTCCGTATCTGATCTACCTCGGGGTGTACTACCTCCGACGACCGTCGGGGACGCCCGCCGACGCGTGGCCCCGGGAACCGTCGGTGAGCATCGTCCTGCCGACGTACAACGAGTCCGGAATCGTCGAATCGAAACTCGAGGAACTGGTCGAACTGGACTACCCGATGGAGAAGGTCGAAATCGTCGTCGTCGACTCGAGCGACGACGGAACGGCGGATCTGGTCGAGACCTTCTTCGCCGGCCGATCGGAACCGAAGCTCACGCTCATCCGCGAGGACGAACGGCGAGGCCTGGCGACCGCGCTGAACGAGGCCTACGCCGCCGCGGCGAACGAGGTCGTCGTCAAGACCGACTGCGACTCCCGAATCGCGTCCGACGCCGTCCGGAGGGCCGTCGCGAACCTCGCCGATCCGGCGGTCGCCGCGGTGACCGGCCGCAACGCCGAGGTCCTCGGCGGGAGCGACGTCGAGCAGAATTACCGCGACATCCAGACGATGATCCAGATCCTCGAGTCCCACATCGACTCGACGCTGATCTTCCACGGCCCGTTCTCGGCGTTCGAGCGCGACCAGATCGTCCCGATCGACGAGGACTCGATCGCCGACGACACCGAACTCGCGCTGAAGATCCGGCGCAACGGGGGCCGGGTCGTCTTCGATCCCGAGATCCACTACAAGGAGGCCGCCCACTCCGACTTCGGCAAGCGCCGCGAGCAGAAGGATCGGCGCGCGATGGGACTGCTGCGCCTGCTGTGGCGCCAGCGCGACGCGCTCGGCAGCCACGGCGCCTACGGTCGCGTCGTGTTGCCCTTCAACTGGTGGTTCATGGTGGTCTCGCCGTGGCTCGTCGGCGCCGGCGTCGCGCTCGCGACCGTCGGCTCGCTCGCCCTGCTGGGTCCCGCCGGACTGGTTACCCCAGCCGGCGTCCTCGCCTTCACGGCGCTTGGCTCGCGCGACGCCCTCGGGCCGCTCCAACCCCTCTACTCGCTGTTCGACGCCCAGATCTCGCTGCTGCGCGCGAGCGTCTCCCTGATCCGGGCCCGCGCCGACGGCGACGAGGATACCCACGACGGCACCTGGGCGCCCGACGACGAACTACGGGAGGTGTTACAGTGA
- a CDS encoding polysaccharide pyruvyl transferase family protein gives MRILLLRTWTTNIGNGFIDYGARAMLERAFPDADIVETGGYPNHAADTAALWGGTRKLARMTGFGQSDYESPTHRIRQNTMNVSELIDADLAVLPGCVLSRPTFRKYFDTLRKLREREIPIVIIGGGGEEYDEAERKDVEAVFDALDIEVLLTRDRTAHEEYGDLVEYLYDGIDCSLFLGDAHQPPEANQEFDVHTFDKGEEPDVDGASTIIRPDHAPFDEPYHFPVGERARELVGLETPLFEEENVFVSDLVTDYLFLYANADVVRSDRIHACLPALTYGNRAQFYFDTPRANLFDRVPIDGDVTSEPVRFDMDGLEREKEAQVEALEEGVATVL, from the coding sequence ATGAGAATCCTGCTTTTGCGGACGTGGACGACGAACATCGGAAACGGATTCATCGACTACGGGGCGAGGGCGATGCTCGAGCGGGCGTTTCCCGACGCGGACATCGTCGAGACCGGCGGCTACCCCAACCACGCGGCGGACACCGCGGCGCTGTGGGGCGGCACCCGGAAGCTCGCCCGGATGACGGGGTTCGGGCAGTCCGACTACGAGTCGCCGACCCACCGGATTCGGCAGAATACGATGAACGTCAGCGAACTGATCGACGCCGATCTGGCCGTCCTGCCGGGCTGCGTGCTCTCCCGGCCGACGTTCCGGAAGTACTTCGACACCCTCCGGAAACTCCGGGAGCGAGAGATTCCGATCGTTATTATCGGCGGGGGCGGCGAGGAGTACGACGAGGCCGAGCGGAAGGACGTCGAGGCCGTCTTCGACGCGCTCGACATCGAGGTCCTGCTCACGCGGGATCGAACCGCCCACGAGGAATACGGCGACCTCGTGGAGTACCTGTACGACGGGATCGACTGTTCGCTGTTCCTGGGCGACGCTCACCAGCCGCCCGAAGCGAATCAGGAGTTCGACGTCCACACGTTCGACAAGGGCGAGGAACCGGACGTCGACGGCGCGTCGACGATCATCCGGCCCGACCACGCCCCCTTCGACGAACCGTACCACTTCCCGGTCGGCGAGCGAGCGCGGGAACTGGTCGGCCTCGAGACGCCGCTGTTCGAGGAGGAGAACGTCTTCGTCTCCGATCTGGTGACCGACTACCTCTTCCTCTACGCCAACGCGGACGTGGTGCGGTCCGACCGGATCCACGCCTGCCTCCCCGCGCTGACCTACGGCAACCGGGCCCAGTTCTACTTCGACACCCCGCGAGCGAACCTGTTCGACCGGGTGCCGATCGACGGCGACGTCACGAGCGAACCGGTCCGGTTCGACATGGACGGACTCGAGCGCGAGAAAGAGGCGCAGGTCGAGGCCCTCGAGGAGGGGGTCGCGACGGTCCTGTGA
- a CDS encoding sulfatase-like hydrolase/transferase: MTDTTLLVTVDSLRTDHVQYMPHTLEFLDDTHDAAFATSTATPGSFPAIIGGEYPTGSGLEPEASVAHEFDARCVGITTNHLLSAEYDYATGFDSFTSPKGGGESLKDKGAILLERGSLPYKVASWGYNRYQQLRSYVEETEKSFRPADDVVDQFLGEVSGRDEWFGWLHFMEPHHPYDPDGADIDRAEAQRITRRVLSDRGSDEDEALVRDLYRREVAELDAALESLWDAIPDGTRVVFCGDHGELLGEDGLWGHPGEMRPELLNVPFGTRNAPDVGEVVSLIDVPTILTGAEHRQGTLDREIAFAAYGDRKAAMTADHIATEAGTYRLEDGERVEDPSLERERERFDPAYVVKEDALQEDLEDLGYA; this comes from the coding sequence ATGACGGACACCACACTGCTAGTCACGGTCGATTCCCTCAGGACCGATCACGTCCAGTACATGCCCCATACCCTGGAGTTCCTGGACGACACCCACGACGCCGCCTTCGCCACGAGCACCGCGACGCCCGGCAGCTTCCCCGCGATCATCGGCGGGGAGTACCCGACCGGGAGCGGCCTCGAGCCCGAGGCCAGCGTCGCCCACGAGTTCGACGCCCGCTGCGTCGGAATCACGACGAACCACCTGCTGTCCGCGGAGTACGACTACGCGACCGGCTTCGACTCGTTCACGTCGCCCAAGGGCGGCGGCGAGTCGCTGAAGGACAAGGGCGCGATCCTGCTCGAGCGCGGCTCGCTCCCCTACAAGGTCGCCAGCTGGGGGTACAACCGCTACCAGCAGCTCCGGAGCTACGTCGAGGAGACCGAGAAGTCGTTCCGCCCCGCGGACGACGTCGTCGACCAGTTTCTCGGCGAGGTCTCCGGCCGCGACGAGTGGTTCGGCTGGCTGCACTTCATGGAGCCCCACCATCCCTACGACCCCGACGGCGCGGATATCGACCGAGCGGAGGCACAGCGGATCACCCGCCGCGTGCTCTCGGATCGCGGCTCCGACGAGGACGAGGCCCTCGTCCGGGACCTCTACCGACGGGAGGTCGCCGAACTCGACGCGGCCCTCGAGTCCCTCTGGGACGCGATCCCCGACGGAACGCGCGTCGTCTTCTGCGGCGATCACGGCGAACTGCTCGGCGAGGACGGCCTCTGGGGCCACCCCGGCGAGATGCGCCCCGAACTGCTGAACGTCCCGTTCGGAACGCGCAACGCCCCCGACGTCGGCGAGGTCGTCTCCCTGATCGACGTCCCGACGATCCTGACCGGCGCCGAACACCGCCAGGGGACGCTCGACCGCGAGATCGCATTCGCCGCCTACGGGGACCGAAAGGCGGCGATGACCGCCGACCACATCGCGACGGAGGCCGGCACGTATCGACTCGAGGACGGCGAGCGGGTGGAAGACCCCTCCCTCGAGCGGGAACGCGAGCGGTTCGATCCCGCCTACGTCGTCAAGGAGGACGCGCTGCAGGAAGACCTGGAGGATCTCGGCTACGCATGA
- the ribB gene encoding 3,4-dihydroxy-2-butanone-4-phosphate synthase — MTGHHAGPRSNAATDGEANATAEGEANATADGGTNRATTADAVDRALEALRVGEPVLVHDAADREGETDLIYHADAVTPEAVARLRNDAGGLVCVALGHEVAEAFDLPFYTEEVDHPASGDHELGYDERSSFSLTVNHRDTYTGITDNDRSTTIRALGEAAAAPAETEFAAEFRVPGHVHLLKAAPDLLAQREGHTELGVALANAAALSAAVVVCEMLDDETGEALSPVDARAYADRHGFTYLEGSEVLERLG, encoded by the coding sequence ATGACGGGCCACCACGCGGGCCCGCGGTCCAACGCGGCGACGGACGGCGAAGCGAACGCGACGGCGGAGGGCGAGGCGAACGCGACCGCCGACGGCGGAACGAACCGGGCGACGACCGCCGACGCCGTCGACCGCGCGCTCGAGGCGCTGCGAGTCGGCGAGCCGGTACTCGTCCACGACGCGGCCGACCGCGAGGGCGAGACGGACCTGATCTACCACGCCGACGCGGTCACGCCCGAGGCCGTCGCGCGCCTGCGAAACGACGCGGGCGGCCTGGTCTGCGTCGCGCTGGGCCACGAGGTCGCCGAGGCGTTCGACCTGCCCTTCTACACGGAGGAGGTCGACCACCCCGCGAGCGGCGACCACGAACTCGGCTACGACGAGCGCTCGTCGTTCTCGCTGACGGTCAACCACCGCGACACCTACACCGGGATCACCGACAACGACCGCTCGACGACGATTCGAGCGCTGGGCGAGGCCGCCGCCGCGCCCGCGGAGACGGAGTTCGCCGCCGAGTTCCGCGTTCCGGGCCACGTCCACCTGCTGAAAGCAGCGCCCGACCTGCTCGCCCAGCGGGAGGGCCACACCGAACTCGGCGTCGCGCTCGCGAACGCGGCGGCGCTCTCCGCGGCCGTCGTCGTCTGCGAGATGCTCGACGACGAGACCGGCGAGGCGCTCTCGCCCGTCG